A window of Candidatus Buchananbacteria bacterium CG10_big_fil_rev_8_21_14_0_10_42_9 contains these coding sequences:
- the rpsB gene encoding 30S ribosomal protein S2, with the protein MPDIPSLIDLLKAGAHFGHRPAKRHPKMSPFIFGVKSGVHIINVEMTQTKLKEAMDYLENVAAQGGMILFVGAKKQAKDIIKKHAEACGMPYVTERWLGGTVTNFDTISKLLQKYNKMVDQKKSGELGKYTKREQLDITREIEKLGVAVGGIKDMKKLPDALYICGLKEEKTALLEATKKKIPVVAITDTNTNPDKVAYPIPANDDAVKAIELITGLISQAVEAGRQKYLAKKSIEDKKVEEAKLKEKANSSAARQEKATPKKSKPAEKKVPAK; encoded by the coding sequence ATGCCAGATATCCCAAGCTTAATTGATTTATTAAAAGCCGGCGCGCATTTTGGCCACCGGCCAGCCAAGCGGCATCCTAAAATGTCGCCCTTTATTTTTGGCGTCAAAAGCGGTGTGCATATTATCAACGTTGAAATGACCCAGACCAAACTTAAAGAGGCGATGGATTACTTGGAAAATGTTGCAGCCCAAGGTGGTATGATATTATTTGTCGGCGCCAAAAAACAAGCTAAAGACATAATTAAAAAACATGCCGAGGCGTGCGGCATGCCCTATGTGACCGAACGCTGGCTTGGCGGTACGGTTACGAACTTTGACACCATCAGTAAACTTTTACAAAAGTATAACAAAATGGTTGACCAAAAGAAGTCCGGCGAATTAGGCAAGTACACTAAACGCGAACAGTTAGACATCACGCGAGAAATTGAAAAGCTCGGCGTAGCAGTCGGCGGCATCAAGGATATGAAGAAATTGCCCGATGCGCTTTATATTTGCGGCTTGAAAGAAGAAAAAACAGCGCTGCTTGAAGCAACCAAGAAAAAAATTCCGGTAGTGGCAATTACTGACACGAACACCAACCCGGATAAAGTTGCCTATCCCATTCCGGCGAATGACGATGCCGTGAAGGCAATTGAGTTAATTACCGGATTAATTTCCCAGGCGGTGGAAGCCGGAAGGCAAAAATATTTAGCTAAGAAGTCCATTGAAGATAAAAAAGTTGAAGAAGCTAAGTTAAAAGAAAAAGCAAATTCTTCGGCCGCCAGACAAGAAAAAGCCACCCCTAAAAAAAGTAAGCCGGCTGAAAAAAAAGTTCCGGCGAAATAA
- the tsf gene encoding elongation factor Ts (EF-Ts; functions during elongation stage of protein translation; forms a dimer; associates with EF-Tu-GDP complex and promotes exchange of GDP to GTP resulting in regeneration of the active form of EF-Tu) produces MAIDTSTIKQLREQTGVGVADVKSALEEAQGDTQKALEILRVKSAVKASKKASREATEGLVASYIHTNGKVGVLVDVSSETDFVARNDEFKQLVNDIAMHIAAADPLYVKAEDVPAEVLTKEKEIIAEQLKEDGKTDEMIAKIMPGKIDKYYEEVCLLNQPFIKDDSMTIAQLIEQKIGALGEKIEVRRFARFQK; encoded by the coding sequence ATGGCAATTGACACATCAACTATCAAACAACTCAGAGAACAAACCGGCGTTGGCGTGGCCGATGTTAAGTCGGCCCTGGAAGAAGCTCAAGGCGATACTCAAAAAGCGCTAGAAATTTTGAGAGTTAAAAGCGCAGTTAAAGCATCCAAAAAGGCGAGCCGCGAAGCCACCGAAGGTTTGGTGGCAAGTTACATTCACACCAACGGTAAAGTCGGCGTGTTAGTTGATGTCAGCTCAGAAACTGATTTTGTCGCCCGCAACGATGAGTTTAAGCAGCTGGTAAATGATATCGCTATGCACATCGCCGCCGCTGACCCACTTTATGTTAAGGCTGAAGATGTGCCCGCAGAAGTTTTAACCAAAGAAAAAGAAATTATAGCCGAACAGCTTAAAGAAGACGGGAAAACCGATGAGATGATTGCAAAAATAATGCCCGGAAAAATTGATAAGTATTATGAGGAAGTGTGTTTATTAAATCAGCCTTTTATCAAGGATGATTCAATGACCATTGCCCAGCTGATTGAACAAAAAATCGGCGCGTTGGGAGAGAAAATAGAAGTCAGACGTTTTGCGAGGTTTCAAAAGTAA
- the gap gene encoding type I glyceraldehyde-3-phosphate dehydrogenase encodes MSVRIAINGFGRIGRAALKAALNNKNLEVVGINDIVDNKTLAHLLQYDTVYGEFPETVRATKDSLMIGKKKIPVSEVRKPEKLPWGKLKVDVAIESTGVFRKAEDLKKHLQAGAKKVLLSAPAKSGGTQTLVFGTQETKKNLGQSDIVNNASCTTNCISPVVQVLHSRFGVEKALMTTIHGYTSDQRLVDAPHKDLRRARAAAVNIIPTTTGAAIATTHVIPELKGLFDGTAIRVPVPVGSISDITLLLKRKKVTVKQINDEFKKAVNNPLYKNILEITNKPIVSSDIVGNPHSAIVDLELTQVAGGNLVKVFAWYDNEWGYANRLVEMAEALGRQA; translated from the coding sequence ATGTCAGTACGTATTGCAATTAATGGCTTTGGCCGAATTGGCCGCGCGGCATTGAAGGCCGCCTTGAATAATAAAAATCTTGAGGTAGTTGGGATTAATGATATTGTTGACAACAAAACTTTGGCGCATTTACTGCAATACGATACGGTTTACGGAGAATTTCCTGAAACAGTTCGAGCAACAAAAGATTCATTGATGATAGGCAAGAAAAAAATTCCGGTGAGTGAAGTTCGTAAACCTGAAAAATTGCCGTGGGGAAAATTAAAAGTTGACGTCGCGATTGAAAGTACTGGCGTATTCCGAAAAGCGGAAGATTTAAAAAAACATTTACAAGCCGGTGCCAAAAAGGTTTTACTGTCAGCTCCGGCTAAAAGCGGCGGTACTCAGACTTTAGTTTTTGGCACGCAAGAGACTAAAAAAAATCTTGGCCAGTCAGATATTGTTAATAACGCATCTTGTACTACTAACTGTATCTCGCCGGTAGTGCAAGTTTTGCATTCACGTTTTGGCGTTGAAAAGGCTTTAATGACAACAATTCACGGGTATACCTCGGATCAGCGTTTGGTCGACGCGCCGCATAAAGATTTGCGCCGCGCCAGGGCGGCGGCAGTGAATATAATACCCACAACGACAGGAGCGGCAATTGCCACCACGCACGTCATACCAGAGCTTAAAGGTTTGTTTGACGGCACAGCGATTAGAGTGCCGGTACCAGTTGGTTCAATTTCAGATATTACACTTTTACTTAAACGTAAAAAGGTGACGGTGAAACAAATCAACGATGAGTTTAAAAAGGCTGTTAATAATCCGCTTTATAAAAATATTTTGGAAATTACGAATAAACCAATTGTGAGTTCTGATATAGTGGGCAATCCGCATTCGGCGATTGTTGATCTTGAATTGACGCAAGTTGCCGGCGGCAATTTAGTTAAAGTCTTTGCCTGGTACGATAATGAGTGGGGGTATGCTAACCGGTTAGTAGAGATGGCCGAAGCCCTCGGTCGCCAAGCTTAG
- the rplI gene encoding 50S ribosomal protein L9, whose product MIKVQEWFSFEFMKIILTQQVRSLGKRGDVKEVSDGYARNFLIPKGLAAPATPQAVQEVERKKKKEARIAEVDLIKTEELANNLDGKAFEISAKINEDGTLYAAISPAKIAAVIKKNGHSIAADNVIINEPLKEVGEHEVTVSLNHGLEARVTIIIHGEN is encoded by the coding sequence ATGATAAAAGTTCAAGAATGGTTTAGCTTTGAATTTATGAAAATTATTCTTACACAGCAAGTAAGGTCTTTGGGCAAGCGAGGCGATGTCAAAGAGGTGTCTGATGGGTACGCCAGGAATTTTTTAATTCCCAAAGGCTTAGCCGCGCCGGCTACCCCACAAGCGGTCCAAGAAGTTGAAAGAAAAAAGAAAAAAGAAGCTAGAATCGCTGAAGTTGATTTGATTAAAACTGAAGAGCTGGCTAACAACTTAGACGGTAAGGCTTTTGAGATTAGCGCCAAAATTAACGAAGATGGGACATTATACGCAGCCATTTCTCCGGCCAAAATAGCCGCCGTGATTAAAAAAAACGGGCACAGCATTGCCGCAGATAATGTGATTATTAATGAACCGTTAAAAGAAGTTGGCGAGCACGAAGTTACTGTTTCACTCAATCACGGCCTTGAGGCGCGCGTAACTATCATTATCCATGGCGAAAACTAA
- a CDS encoding CTP synthase — protein sequence MAKTKTHRYIFVVGGVMSGVGKGVAASSIGKILQARGYSVTAIKIDPYVNVDAGTMNPTEHGEVFVTEDGDETDQDIGNYERFLNVDIMRDNYMTTGRVYQSVIQKERNLDYNGQCVEVVPHIPQEVIRRIKKASAKAKADFTIIEIGGTVGEYQNILFLEAARMMKNETPDMVKVVMVSYLPIPLNVGEMKTKPTQYAVRTLNSAGIQPDFLLCRAEQPLDKKRKEKLHIFCSIPVDHVISAPDVDSIYQIPINFEKEKLSLKLLDEFKLKARKKNLEDWRAMARRAAIQKPEVAIGVVGKYFATGDFTLSDSYISVIEAVKHAAADNKVKANLVWLDAEEIEKKGTGVLKDLDGIIIPQGWGSRGSEGKIKAIKYAREKKVPYFGLCYGMQMAVIEFARNVAKMKGANSEEINAKIAYPVIHIMPEQQELLKQKQYGGTIRLGAWPCKLKKGSRIQEIYNKTRVSERHRHRYEVNNKFRSRLEKKGLVIAGTSPDNQLVEAIEISDHPFFIGTQFHPEYKSRPLAPHPLFVEFIKVCLATKL from the coding sequence ATGGCGAAAACTAAAACTCATCGTTACATATTTGTGGTCGGGGGAGTCATGTCTGGTGTCGGCAAGGGTGTTGCGGCATCTAGCATTGGTAAAATTCTTCAAGCCCGCGGGTATAGCGTGACGGCGATAAAAATTGATCCGTACGTTAACGTCGACGCTGGCACCATGAATCCGACAGAGCACGGAGAAGTTTTTGTAACTGAAGATGGTGACGAAACTGATCAAGATATTGGTAATTACGAGCGTTTTTTAAATGTTGATATAATGCGTGATAATTACATGACCACCGGACGGGTGTATCAAAGCGTTATTCAAAAAGAACGTAACTTGGATTACAATGGCCAATGCGTGGAAGTAGTCCCGCATATCCCGCAAGAGGTTATCCGCCGGATTAAAAAAGCCAGCGCCAAAGCCAAAGCGGATTTTACAATTATTGAAATTGGCGGCACGGTAGGGGAGTATCAAAACATTTTATTTTTGGAAGCAGCCCGCATGATGAAAAACGAAACGCCGGATATGGTCAAGGTGGTAATGGTTAGTTATTTGCCGATACCTTTAAACGTTGGAGAGATGAAGACCAAGCCAACCCAATATGCCGTGAGAACTTTAAATTCGGCAGGTATTCAGCCGGATTTTCTTTTATGCCGCGCTGAACAACCCCTAGATAAGAAACGCAAAGAAAAGCTGCATATTTTTTGTAGCATTCCTGTTGACCATGTAATTTCCGCGCCGGATGTGGATAGTATTTATCAAATTCCGATTAATTTTGAAAAAGAAAAACTCAGCCTAAAATTACTTGATGAATTTAAGCTAAAAGCTAGAAAAAAGAATTTAGAAGATTGGCGGGCAATGGCCCGGCGCGCCGCCATTCAAAAACCCGAAGTTGCTATCGGCGTAGTCGGTAAGTATTTTGCGACCGGAGATTTTACCTTGTCTGATTCTTATATTTCTGTTATTGAAGCAGTCAAACACGCCGCCGCTGATAATAAAGTAAAAGCTAATTTAGTGTGGCTAGATGCTGAAGAAATTGAAAAGAAGGGGACCGGAGTGTTGAAAGATTTAGATGGCATTATAATACCACAAGGTTGGGGCTCGCGCGGCTCAGAAGGCAAGATTAAAGCGATTAAATACGCCCGGGAAAAAAAGGTACCATATTTTGGCTTATGCTATGGCATGCAAATGGCGGTCATTGAATTTGCTCGGAACGTAGCGAAGATGAAAGGTGCTAACTCTGAAGAAATTAATGCCAAAATCGCTTACCCGGTTATTCATATTATGCCCGAACAGCAGGAACTGTTGAAACAAAAACAATATGGCGGAACCATTCGCTTGGGCGCTTGGCCATGCAAATTAAAGAAGGGCAGTCGTATTCAAGAAATTTACAATAAAACCCGAGTGTCTGAAAGGCATCGCCACCGTTATGAAGTAAATAATAAGTTTAGATCTCGGTTAGAAAAGAAAGGTTTGGTGATAGCCGGAACTTCTCCGGACAATCAATTGGTTGAAGCGATTGAAATTAGCGACCATCCTTTTTTTATCGGGACTCAATTTCACCCCGAATACAAATCCCGTCCCTTAGCCCCGCATCCTTTATTTGTTGAATTTATTAAAGTGTGCTTGGCGACAAAATTGTAA
- a CDS encoding 50S ribosomal protein L27, whose amino-acid sequence MAHKKAGGSTRLGRDSQSKRLGVKLFAGQEAKAGNILIRQNGTPVRAGLNVREGKDNTLFAVTDGIVKFSSKKIKKYTGKLESAKFINIIPKK is encoded by the coding sequence ATGGCACATAAGAAAGCAGGCGGTAGTACTCGCCTGGGGCGAGACTCACAATCAAAACGTTTAGGCGTAAAATTATTCGCCGGCCAAGAAGCTAAGGCGGGTAATATTTTAATACGCCAAAATGGCACGCCAGTCAGGGCTGGCTTAAATGTTCGCGAAGGCAAGGACAATACTTTATTTGCTGTGACTGATGGAATTGTTAAATTTTCATCTAAAAAAATAAAGAAATACACTGGCAAGCTAGAATCGGCTAAATTCATTAATATCATTCCAAAAAAATAA